From Streptomyces sp. 6-11-2, one genomic window encodes:
- a CDS encoding DUF1844 domain-containing protein: MSETSPSGPAEQPDFDAMTRDIAEVPAVEVIVTVAVNLMSAAAVKLGLTEEGDEHKDLDEARKLVSALAGLLDASATEISSFHAAPLRDGLKSLQLAFREASLVPDEPGQGPGEKYTGPIYG; encoded by the coding sequence ATGAGTGAGACCTCCCCCTCCGGCCCCGCCGAGCAGCCCGACTTCGACGCCATGACCCGCGACATCGCGGAGGTCCCGGCGGTCGAGGTGATCGTGACGGTCGCCGTCAACCTGATGAGCGCCGCCGCCGTGAAGCTCGGTCTGACCGAGGAGGGCGACGAGCACAAGGACCTGGACGAGGCCCGCAAGCTGGTGTCGGCGCTCGCCGGACTGCTGGACGCGAGCGCCACCGAGATCAGCTCCTTCCACGCGGCGCCGCTGCGCGACGGCCTGAAGTCGCTGCAGCTGGCCTTCCGCGAGGCCTCGCTCGTCCCGGACGAGCCGGGCCAGGGCCCGGGCGAGAAGTACACCGGGCCGATCTACGGCTGA
- the mycP gene encoding type VII secretion-associated serine protease mycosin: MTAAVTPGNRKPRRALAVGVPSLFLAACLALVPSAPAHADGIRAQQWGLDAVHTQEAWHTTRGKGITVAVLDTGVDDDHPDLRGNVLTGRDMIGFGARRGDRPWARHGTAMAGIIAGHGHGPGNADGVMGIAPEARILPVRVILEEDDSARSKARSTRGNALADGIRWAADQGADVINLSLGDDSDSAHPEPAEDEAVQYALSKGAVVVASAGNGGEKGDHISYPAAYPGVIAATAVDRYGTRASFSTRRWYATVSAPGVDVVIADPDQRYYEGWGTSAASAFVSGAVALVKAAHPGLTPAQIKKLLEDTARNAPVGGRDDSRGFGLVDPAAAIKAADRLRPEGLTAASYGERYFGPGPDSAEGADSASGWAGPLAGSAGGVMLVVAVVLWRGRREGGADFRL; encoded by the coding sequence GTGACAGCCGCCGTGACACCCGGGAACCGTAAGCCGCGCAGGGCTCTCGCGGTCGGCGTCCCGAGCCTGTTCCTCGCCGCCTGTCTCGCCCTCGTGCCGTCGGCCCCCGCGCACGCCGACGGCATCCGCGCCCAGCAGTGGGGCCTCGACGCCGTGCACACCCAGGAGGCCTGGCACACCACCCGGGGCAAGGGCATCACCGTCGCCGTCCTGGACACCGGCGTCGACGACGACCACCCCGATCTGCGCGGCAACGTCCTGACCGGCAGGGACATGATCGGCTTCGGCGCGCGGCGCGGGGACCGCCCCTGGGCCCGGCACGGCACCGCCATGGCCGGCATCATCGCCGGTCACGGGCACGGCCCCGGCAACGCGGACGGAGTCATGGGCATCGCGCCCGAGGCCCGGATCCTGCCCGTGCGGGTGATCCTGGAGGAGGACGACTCCGCCCGGAGCAAGGCCCGCAGCACCCGCGGCAACGCCCTCGCCGACGGCATCCGCTGGGCCGCCGACCAGGGCGCCGACGTCATCAACCTCTCCCTCGGCGACGACTCGGACTCCGCGCACCCCGAGCCCGCCGAGGACGAGGCCGTCCAGTACGCGCTGAGCAAGGGCGCCGTCGTCGTCGCCTCGGCCGGCAACGGCGGCGAGAAGGGCGACCACATCTCCTACCCGGCGGCCTACCCGGGCGTGATCGCCGCGACCGCCGTGGACCGCTACGGCACCCGCGCCTCCTTCTCCACCCGCCGCTGGTACGCGACGGTCAGCGCGCCCGGCGTCGACGTCGTCATCGCCGACCCCGACCAGCGGTACTACGAGGGCTGGGGCACGAGCGCGGCCTCGGCCTTCGTCTCCGGCGCGGTCGCCCTCGTCAAGGCCGCCCACCCGGGTCTGACCCCCGCCCAGATCAAGAAGCTCCTGGAGGACACGGCCCGCAACGCCCCCGTCGGCGGCCGCGACGACTCCCGCGGCTTCGGCCTGGTCGATCCCGCCGCCGCCATCAAGGCCGCGGACCGCCTCCGGCCCGAGGGCCTGACCGCGGCGTCCTACGGCGAGCGGTACTTCGGCCCCGGCCCCGACTCCGCCGAGGGGGCCGACAGCGCCTCCGGCTGGGCGGGACCCCTCGCGGGCAGTGCCGGGGGAGTGATGCTGGTCGTGGCGGTCGTCCTGTGGCGCGGCCGCCGCGAGGGCGGGGCCGACTTCCGGCTGTAG
- a CDS encoding RNA methyltransferase: MAPATPDLISPRSPRVSAARRLAKRNFRGKERLFLAEGPQAVREAAAHRAGDTPTLVELFATVEAAERYADIVGSARAAGARIHLAADDVIADISTTVTPQGLVGVCRFLDTPFEDIVAARPKLVAVLAHVRDPGNAGTVLRCADAAGAEAVVLTDASVDLYNPKAVRASVGSLFHLPVAVGVPVERAVAALRDAGVRILAADGAGEHDLDDELDHGTMGGPTAWVFGNEAWGLPEETRTLADAVVRVPIHGKAESLNLATAAAVCLYASARAQRGSGGCRSATRNQ; the protein is encoded by the coding sequence ATGGCCCCCGCCACCCCTGACCTGATCTCCCCCCGCTCGCCCCGCGTCTCGGCAGCGCGGCGGCTGGCCAAGCGGAACTTCCGGGGCAAGGAGCGGCTGTTCCTCGCGGAGGGGCCGCAGGCCGTGCGGGAGGCGGCGGCGCACCGGGCCGGCGACACGCCCACCCTCGTCGAACTGTTCGCCACGGTCGAGGCCGCCGAGCGGTACGCCGACATCGTGGGGTCGGCCCGCGCCGCGGGAGCCCGGATCCACCTCGCCGCCGACGACGTCATCGCCGACATCTCCACCACCGTCACCCCGCAGGGGCTCGTCGGCGTGTGCCGGTTCCTCGACACCCCCTTCGAGGACATCGTCGCGGCCCGCCCGAAGCTCGTCGCCGTCCTCGCCCATGTGCGCGACCCCGGCAACGCCGGCACCGTCCTGCGCTGCGCCGACGCCGCCGGAGCCGAAGCGGTCGTCCTCACGGACGCCTCCGTCGACCTCTACAACCCCAAGGCCGTCCGGGCCTCCGTCGGCTCCCTGTTCCACCTGCCCGTGGCCGTCGGCGTCCCCGTCGAGCGGGCGGTCGCCGCGCTCAGGGACGCCGGGGTGCGCATCCTCGCCGCCGACGGCGCGGGCGAGCACGATCTGGACGACGAGCTCGACCACGGCACCATGGGCGGCCCCACCGCGTGGGTGTTCGGCAACGAGGCCTGGGGCCTGCCGGAGGAGACCCGCACCCTCGCCGACGCCGTCGTACGCGTCCCCATCCACGGAAAGGCCGAGAGCCTGAACCTCGCGACCGCCGCCGCCGTATGTCTGTACGCGTCGGCCCGTGCGCAGCGAGGCTCCGGAGGATGCCGCTCCGCCACCCGCAACCAGTAG
- the infC gene encoding translation initiation factor IF-3, translated as MSAEPRINDRIRVPEVRLVGPSGEQVGIVPLAKALELAQEYDLDLVEVAANARPPVCKLMDYGKFKYESAMKAREARKNQAHTVIKEMKLRPKIDPHDYDTKKGHVVRFLKQGDKVKITIMFRGREQSRPELGYRLLQRLAEDVQDLGFVESNPKQDGRNMIMVLGPHKKKTEAMAEARQAQEARKAEAKANPGRSQNAADAEAPAEESAEEHVEA; from the coding sequence ATCAGCGCCGAGCCCCGCATCAACGACCGGATTCGCGTTCCCGAGGTGCGACTTGTCGGTCCCAGTGGCGAGCAGGTCGGCATCGTGCCGCTTGCGAAGGCACTGGAGCTTGCGCAGGAGTACGACCTGGACCTGGTCGAGGTCGCGGCGAACGCCCGTCCGCCCGTGTGCAAGCTCATGGACTACGGGAAGTTCAAGTACGAGTCGGCCATGAAGGCCCGTGAGGCGCGCAAGAACCAGGCGCACACGGTCATCAAGGAGATGAAGCTCCGGCCGAAGATCGACCCGCACGACTACGACACCAAGAAGGGTCACGTCGTCCGGTTCCTCAAGCAGGGCGACAAGGTCAAGATCACGATCATGTTCCGTGGTCGCGAGCAGTCCCGGCCCGAGCTGGGCTACCGGCTGCTGCAGCGGCTCGCGGAGGACGTCCAGGACCTCGGCTTCGTGGAGTCGAACCCGAAGCAGGACGGCCGCAACATGATCATGGTTCTCGGTCCGCACAAGAAGAAGACCGAGGCGATGGCCGAGGCCCGCCAGGCGCAGGAGGCCCGCAAGGCCGAAGCGAAGGCCAACCCGGGCCGCTCGCAGAACGCCGCGGACGCCGAGGCGCCGGCCGAGGAGTCGGCCGAGGAGCACGTCGAAGCGTGA
- the rpmI gene encoding 50S ribosomal protein L35, translating to MPKNKSHSGASKRFKVTGSGKVLRERAGKRHLLEHKSSRLTRRLTGNAEMAPGDAKKIKKLLGK from the coding sequence ATGCCGAAGAACAAGTCGCACAGCGGTGCCAGCAAGCGCTTCAAGGTCACCGGCTCCGGCAAGGTGCTCCGTGAGCGCGCCGGCAAGCGCCACCTGCTCGAGCACAAGTCGTCCCGTCTGACGCGTCGCCTCACCGGCAACGCCGAGATGGCCCCGGGCGACGCCAAGAAGATCAAGAAGCTTCTCGGCAAGTGA
- the pheT gene encoding phenylalanine--tRNA ligase subunit beta — protein sequence MRIPLSWLREYVDLPATETGRDVQAKLISSGLEVETVEQLGADLKGPLAVGRVLTIEELEGFKKPIRFCTVDVGQANGTGEPQEIVCGARNFAVGDKVVVVLPGAVLPGGFAISARKTYGKTSHGMICSSDELGMGDDGSQGIIVLPPETEVGKDAIELLELVDEVLDIAVTANRGDCLSLRGVARETAIAYGLPLRDPALLDVPAPNAFGYPVRIDEPHGCDRFTARTVSGLDPEARSPIWLQRRLQKAGMRPISLAVDITNYVMLELGQPLHAYDRKLVQGTIGVRRAEEGEKFTTLDGVKRTLHAEDLVITDERGAIGLAGVMGGANTEIADHEDTESATTEVVIEAAHFDQVSIARTARRHKLSSEASRRFERGVDPQAASAAAQRTVDLLVLLAGGTADAGVTEVAAPAAPRTITVPADHPDKVAGVVYGREAVVRRLQQIGCQVEGQDELTVTVPSWRPDLTDPNDLAEEVIRLEGYENLPSTLPRLPSGRGLTHRQRLHRRVGRALAGAGYVEAPTYPFVGEQVFDQLGLEPGDPARRVVRLVNPLSDEEPALRTTLLPGLLGALRRNDGRGSHDLALFETGLVFHPREEQRVAAQPPIDRRPTDQEIAELNAALPEQPRHVAVVLAGAREQTGWWGKGRPADWADAVEAARTVARETGAEPIVRKGQYGPWHPGRCAEFAVTVDGAERVVGHAGELHPRVVKALGLPERTCAMELNLDVLEQVGDDTPRAPGISTFPVATQDVALVVDKPVPTADVEAALREGAGELLESIRLFDLYENAEQLGEGRKSLAFALRFRAPDRTLTVDEASAARDAAVALAASRTGAVLRS from the coding sequence ATGCGGATCCCGCTTTCTTGGCTGCGGGAGTACGTCGACCTGCCGGCGACGGAGACCGGGCGCGACGTCCAGGCCAAGCTCATTTCGTCCGGCCTCGAGGTCGAGACCGTCGAACAGCTCGGCGCCGACCTCAAGGGGCCGCTCGCCGTCGGCCGGGTGCTGACCATCGAGGAGCTGGAGGGCTTCAAGAAGCCGATCCGCTTCTGCACCGTCGACGTCGGCCAGGCCAACGGCACCGGCGAACCGCAGGAGATCGTCTGCGGCGCCCGCAACTTCGCCGTCGGCGACAAGGTCGTCGTGGTCCTCCCGGGCGCCGTGCTGCCCGGCGGCTTCGCGATCAGCGCCCGCAAGACCTACGGCAAGACCTCCCACGGCATGATCTGCTCCAGCGACGAGCTGGGCATGGGCGACGACGGCAGCCAGGGCATCATCGTGCTGCCGCCCGAGACCGAGGTCGGCAAGGACGCCATCGAGCTGCTGGAGCTGGTCGACGAGGTCCTCGACATCGCCGTCACCGCCAACCGCGGCGACTGCCTGTCCCTGCGCGGCGTCGCCCGCGAGACCGCGATCGCCTACGGCCTGCCGCTGCGCGACCCCGCCCTGCTCGACGTACCGGCCCCGAACGCCTTCGGTTACCCGGTGCGGATCGACGAGCCGCACGGCTGCGACCGCTTCACCGCGCGCACCGTCTCCGGCCTCGACCCCGAGGCCCGCTCCCCGATCTGGCTCCAGCGCCGCCTCCAGAAGGCGGGCATGCGCCCGATCTCGCTCGCCGTCGACATCACCAACTACGTGATGCTGGAGCTCGGCCAGCCGCTGCACGCCTACGACCGCAAGCTGGTCCAGGGCACGATCGGCGTGCGCCGGGCCGAGGAGGGCGAGAAGTTCACCACCCTCGACGGCGTCAAGCGCACGCTGCACGCGGAGGACCTCGTCATCACCGACGAGCGCGGCGCCATCGGCCTCGCGGGCGTCATGGGCGGCGCCAACACCGAGATCGCCGACCACGAGGACACGGAGAGCGCGACGACCGAGGTCGTCATCGAGGCCGCGCACTTCGACCAGGTCTCCATCGCGCGCACCGCCCGCCGTCACAAGCTGTCCTCGGAGGCCTCCCGCCGCTTCGAGCGGGGCGTCGACCCGCAGGCCGCCTCCGCCGCGGCCCAGCGCACGGTGGACCTGCTGGTCCTGCTCGCGGGCGGCACGGCCGACGCCGGTGTCACCGAGGTCGCCGCGCCCGCGGCTCCGCGCACGATCACCGTGCCGGCCGACCACCCGGACAAGGTCGCGGGCGTCGTCTACGGCCGTGAGGCCGTCGTCCGCCGGCTCCAGCAGATCGGCTGTCAGGTGGAGGGGCAGGACGAGCTGACCGTCACCGTCCCCTCCTGGCGGCCCGACCTGACGGACCCCAACGACCTGGCCGAAGAGGTCATCCGCCTGGAGGGCTACGAGAACCTGCCCTCCACGCTGCCCAGGCTCCCCTCGGGCCGCGGCCTCACCCACCGCCAGCGGCTGCACCGCCGGGTCGGCCGCGCGCTGGCCGGCGCGGGCTACGTCGAGGCGCCGACCTACCCGTTCGTCGGCGAGCAGGTCTTCGACCAGCTCGGCCTGGAGCCCGGCGACCCCGCGCGCCGTGTGGTCCGGCTGGTCAACCCGCTCAGCGACGAGGAGCCCGCGCTGCGCACCACGCTGCTGCCGGGCCTGCTCGGCGCGCTGCGCCGCAACGACGGCCGCGGCAGCCACGATCTCGCCCTGTTCGAGACCGGCCTGGTCTTCCACCCGCGCGAGGAGCAGCGGGTCGCGGCCCAGCCGCCCATCGACCGGCGTCCCACCGACCAGGAGATCGCGGAGCTGAACGCGGCGCTGCCCGAGCAGCCGCGCCATGTGGCCGTGGTCCTCGCGGGCGCCCGTGAGCAGACCGGCTGGTGGGGCAAGGGCCGCCCGGCCGACTGGGCCGACGCGGTCGAGGCCGCGCGGACCGTGGCCCGCGAGACCGGGGCCGAACCGATCGTGCGCAAGGGCCAGTACGGTCCGTGGCACCCGGGCCGCTGCGCCGAGTTCGCGGTCACGGTGGACGGCGCCGAGCGGGTCGTGGGCCACGCGGGCGAACTGCACCCGCGCGTGGTCAAGGCACTGGGCCTGCCCGAGCGCACCTGCGCGATGGAGCTGAACCTGGACGTGCTGGAGCAGGTCGGCGACGACACCCCGCGGGCGCCGGGCATCTCCACGTTCCCGGTCGCCACGCAGGACGTCGCCCTCGTCGTCGACAAGCCGGTCCCGACCGCCGACGTCGAGGCCGCGCTGCGCGAGGGTGCCGGTGAACTCCTGGAGTCCATCCGGCTGTTCGACCTCTACGAGAACGCCGAGCAGCTCGGCGAGGGCCGCAAGTCCCTCGCCTTCGCGCTGCGCTTCCGCGCGCCGGACCGCACGCTGACCGTGGACGAGGCGTCCGCCGCCCGCGACGCGGCGGTGGCGCTGGCCGCGTCGCGCACGGGGGCGGTACTGCGCAGCTGA
- the pheS gene encoding phenylalanine--tRNA ligase subunit alpha yields MSAPNKSYDPVEVEALKPEEIERMRDEALAAFAAADSLDALHEAKVAHTGPASPLSLANREIGALPPHAKADAGKRVGMARGAVNKGLAARQTELEAERDARVLVEEDVDVTLPFDRVPAGARHPLTTLSERIEDVFVAMGYEVAEGPQAEAEWFNFDALNIGPDHPARGEADTFFVQGPEGGSESAVVLRTHTSPVQIRSLLERELPVYVICPGRVYRTDELDATHTPVFHQVELLAVDEGLTMADLKGTLDHMVQSLFGEGMKTRLRPNFFPFTEPSAEMDMVCYVCRGESVGNPDRPCRTCSSEGWIELGGCGMVNPRVLTACGVDPEKYSGFAFGFGIERMLMFRHNVEDMRDMVEGDVRFTRPFGMEI; encoded by the coding sequence ATGTCGGCACCCAATAAGTCGTACGACCCTGTCGAGGTCGAGGCGTTGAAACCGGAAGAGATCGAGCGCATGCGGGACGAGGCGCTCGCCGCCTTCGCCGCCGCGGACTCCCTCGACGCGCTCCACGAGGCCAAGGTCGCCCATACCGGCCCCGCCTCCCCGCTCTCCCTCGCCAACCGCGAGATCGGCGCCCTGCCCCCGCACGCCAAGGCCGACGCCGGCAAGCGGGTCGGCATGGCCCGCGGCGCGGTGAACAAGGGCCTCGCCGCCCGTCAGACCGAGCTCGAGGCGGAGCGGGACGCCCGTGTGCTGGTCGAGGAGGACGTCGACGTCACGCTGCCGTTCGACCGCGTACCGGCCGGCGCCCGCCACCCGCTGACCACGCTCTCGGAGCGCATCGAGGACGTCTTCGTGGCCATGGGCTACGAGGTCGCCGAGGGCCCGCAGGCCGAGGCCGAGTGGTTCAACTTCGACGCCCTGAACATCGGCCCGGACCACCCGGCCCGCGGCGAGGCCGACACCTTCTTCGTGCAGGGCCCCGAAGGCGGCAGCGAGTCCGCTGTCGTCCTGCGCACGCACACCTCGCCGGTGCAGATCCGCTCCCTGCTCGAACGCGAGCTGCCGGTCTACGTGATCTGCCCCGGCCGCGTCTACCGCACCGACGAGCTGGACGCCACCCACACACCTGTCTTCCACCAGGTCGAGCTGCTCGCCGTGGACGAGGGCCTGACCATGGCCGACCTCAAGGGCACCCTGGACCACATGGTGCAGTCGCTGTTCGGCGAGGGCATGAAGACCCGGCTGCGGCCGAACTTCTTCCCCTTCACCGAGCCGTCCGCCGAGATGGACATGGTGTGCTACGTCTGCCGGGGCGAGTCCGTCGGCAACCCCGACCGGCCCTGCCGCACCTGCTCCTCCGAGGGCTGGATCGAGCTCGGCGGCTGCGGGATGGTCAACCCGCGGGTGCTCACCGCCTGCGGCGTCGACCCGGAGAAGTACAGCGGCTTCGCCTTCGGGTTCGGCATCGAGCGGATGCTGATGTTCCGCCACAACGTCGAAGACATGCGAGACATGGTCGAGGGTGACGTCCGGTTCACCCGGCCGTTCGGGATGGAGATCTGA
- a CDS encoding SseB family protein gives MAKKNIPDSGFSDDDGSVDPGLSAALAAWAEDRTAVGPVLEALRSARLLVPVVAVLGEVEEDENGLRREKTSEMAVPTLKAGHRTALPAFTSTDSLARWDPDARPVAVRLHQVLEATAHEKADTVVLDMAGPVPFELTGPALLALAEGRTTTDPLADPAVVTAVREAVAAEPAVLRAHLGRGQADGTLALVLDPSVPTAPAETARAVAARLAASETLRARLVRGLDLALLPAGATPPGEPLYVKERGSAA, from the coding sequence GTGGCGAAGAAGAACATTCCCGACTCCGGCTTCTCCGACGACGACGGCTCCGTCGACCCCGGGCTGAGCGCGGCGCTCGCCGCCTGGGCCGAGGACCGCACCGCCGTGGGACCCGTCCTGGAGGCGCTCAGGAGCGCACGGCTGCTCGTGCCCGTGGTGGCCGTCCTCGGCGAGGTCGAGGAGGACGAGAACGGGCTGCGCCGGGAGAAGACCAGCGAGATGGCCGTACCCACCCTGAAGGCCGGTCACCGCACCGCGCTGCCCGCCTTCACCTCCACCGACTCCCTGGCCCGCTGGGACCCGGACGCCCGGCCCGTGGCCGTGCGGCTGCACCAGGTCCTGGAGGCCACCGCGCACGAGAAGGCGGACACGGTGGTACTGGACATGGCCGGACCGGTGCCGTTCGAGCTGACCGGCCCCGCCCTGCTCGCCCTCGCCGAGGGCCGTACGACGACCGACCCGCTGGCCGACCCGGCCGTCGTCACCGCCGTGCGGGAGGCCGTCGCCGCGGAGCCCGCCGTGCTGCGCGCCCACCTCGGGCGGGGGCAGGCCGACGGGACCCTGGCACTGGTGCTCGACCCGTCCGTCCCCACCGCCCCGGCCGAGACCGCCCGCGCCGTGGCCGCGCGGCTCGCCGCCAGCGAGACACTGAGGGCCCGCCTGGTGCGCGGCCTCGACCTGGCACTGCTGCCAGCCGGGGCGACGCCGCCTGGCGAGCCCTTGTACGTGAAGGAGAGGGGTTCGGCTGCGTGA
- the rplT gene encoding 50S ribosomal protein L20, which translates to MARVKRAVNAHKKRRAILEQASGYRGQRSRLYRKAKEQVTHSLVYNYNDRKKRKGDFRQLWIQRINAAARANGITYNRFIQGLKAANVEVDRKILAELAVNDASAFAALVEVAQKALPSDVNAPKAA; encoded by the coding sequence GTGGCACGCGTCAAGCGGGCAGTCAACGCCCACAAGAAGCGCCGGGCGATCCTCGAGCAGGCCTCCGGCTACCGCGGTCAGCGCTCGCGCCTGTACCGCAAGGCCAAGGAGCAGGTCACCCACTCGCTGGTCTACAACTACAACGACCGCAAGAAGCGCAAGGGTGACTTCCGCCAGCTGTGGATCCAGCGCATCAACGCCGCTGCCCGCGCCAACGGCATCACGTACAACCGCTTCATCCAGGGTCTGAAGGCCGCGAACGTCGAGGTCGACCGCAAGATCCTGGCCGAGCTGGCCGTCAACGACGCCAGCGCGTTCGCCGCGCTCGTCGAGGTCGCGCAGAAGGCCCTGCCGAGCGACGTCAACGCGCCCAAGGCTGCGTGA
- a CDS encoding serine hydrolase, whose product MAVGTASDGPVPVPVAATGGATVAVAARRLGSGASAGYGDAVFDTASIVKVGILAALLLRAQDAGRRLTGRERTYAAAMIEHSDNDAASALWRVIGGADGLDAANERFGLTGTTGGDGPLWGLTRTTAADQLVLLRQVFGGAGAERSELGEASRTYLQGLMGRIAPGQDWGVSAAADGSGWALKNGWLPRGTTGLWVVNSIGRVTAGGDDYLVAALSSGNRTKEQGIALVEAAARAAVSACGRRA is encoded by the coding sequence GTGGCGGTGGGGACGGCGAGCGATGGACCGGTGCCCGTGCCGGTGGCGGCGACCGGGGGCGCGACCGTGGCGGTGGCGGCCCGCCGTCTCGGTTCCGGGGCGAGCGCCGGATACGGCGACGCCGTGTTCGACACGGCGAGCATCGTCAAGGTCGGCATCCTGGCGGCCCTGCTGCTGCGGGCGCAGGACGCGGGGCGGCGGCTGACCGGGCGGGAGAGGACGTACGCCGCCGCGATGATCGAGCACAGCGACAACGACGCGGCGTCGGCACTGTGGCGGGTCATCGGCGGCGCGGACGGCCTGGACGCGGCGAACGAGCGCTTCGGACTCACGGGGACCACCGGCGGCGACGGTCCGCTGTGGGGTCTGACCCGGACCACGGCCGCCGATCAACTCGTCCTGCTCCGGCAGGTGTTCGGCGGCGCCGGCGCGGAACGCTCGGAGCTGGGCGAGGCCTCGCGGACGTACCTTCAGGGGCTGATGGGACGGATCGCCCCGGGCCAGGACTGGGGGGTGTCGGCCGCCGCCGACGGCTCCGGGTGGGCCTTGAAGAACGGCTGGCTGCCGCGCGGTACGACCGGTCTGTGGGTCGTCAACAGCATCGGGCGGGTGACGGCCGGCGGCGACGACTACCTGGTGGCCGCCCTGTCCAGCGGCAACCGGACGAAGGAACAGGGCATCGCGCTGGTGGAGGCGGCCGCCCGGGCGGCGGTGTCGGCGTGCGGCCGGAGGGCGTGA
- a CDS encoding ATP-binding protein — protein sequence MSVGTGRAPGARDARRPPAPRQDDPVGLGIDPDDLPDGLVIADEHGRIICFNAAAARISAVPADQALGQPLEKALPLEDLEGRRWWQLTDPYGGLAIRVGQPERNLLLHGGREVLVCAKYVRTHPTGPVRRVVVSLRDTEARRRTERSHAELIATVAHELRSPLTSVKGFTATLLAKWERFTDDQKRLMLETVDADADRVTRLIAELLDISRIDSGRLEVRRQPVDMGAAVGRHVQAYVAAGQPADRFLVRVEKPLPELWADPDKIDQVLSNLVENAVRHGEGSVTIDVTPAPSPREGDDAGNTATSVTVSDEGPGIPEESMNRVFTRFWRGSKRGGTGLGLYIVKGIVEAHGGTITVGRARGGGAEIRFTLPVGTPAHLL from the coding sequence ATGAGTGTCGGCACCGGTCGCGCGCCCGGAGCGCGGGACGCGCGACGACCACCCGCGCCCCGGCAGGACGATCCCGTCGGCCTCGGCATCGACCCCGACGACCTGCCCGACGGCCTGGTGATCGCCGACGAGCACGGGCGGATCATCTGCTTCAACGCCGCCGCCGCCCGGATCAGCGCCGTACCCGCCGACCAGGCCCTGGGACAGCCCCTGGAGAAGGCCCTGCCGCTGGAGGACCTGGAGGGGCGCCGCTGGTGGCAGCTGACCGACCCCTACGGCGGCCTGGCCATCCGGGTGGGCCAGCCCGAACGCAACCTTCTGCTGCACGGGGGCCGGGAGGTTCTCGTCTGCGCGAAGTACGTCCGCACCCACCCCACCGGCCCGGTCCGCCGTGTCGTCGTCTCCCTCCGCGACACCGAGGCCCGCCGCCGCACCGAGCGCAGCCACGCCGAGCTGATCGCCACCGTCGCCCACGAGCTGCGCTCGCCGCTGACCTCCGTCAAGGGCTTCACGGCGACCCTGCTCGCCAAGTGGGAGAGGTTCACCGACGACCAGAAACGGCTGATGCTGGAGACCGTCGACGCCGACGCCGACCGCGTCACCCGGCTCATCGCCGAACTGCTCGACATATCCCGCATCGACTCCGGCCGCCTGGAGGTGCGCCGCCAGCCCGTCGACATGGGCGCCGCGGTCGGGCGGCACGTCCAGGCGTACGTCGCCGCCGGCCAGCCCGCCGACCGGTTCCTGGTGCGCGTCGAGAAGCCGCTGCCCGAGCTGTGGGCCGACCCCGACAAGATCGACCAGGTGCTGAGCAACCTCGTGGAAAATGCCGTGCGGCACGGCGAGGGATCCGTCACCATCGATGTCACGCCGGCGCCGTCCCCACGGGAAGGGGACGACGCGGGGAACACCGCCACGTCGGTCACGGTGAGCGACGAGGGACCCGGCATTCCGGAGGAGTCCATGAACCGTGTCTTCACCCGCTTCTGGCGGGGCAGCAAGCGCGGCGGGACCGGACTCGGGCTCTACATCGTCAAGGGCATCGTCGAGGCCCACGGCGGCACCATCACGGTCGGCCGCGCCCGCGGCGGCGGCGCGGAGATCCGATTTACCCTGCCCGTGGGCACCCCGGCACACCTGCTCTGA